One genomic segment of Bradyrhizobium prioriisuperbiae includes these proteins:
- a CDS encoding substrate-binding domain-containing protein, with protein MTTTSFAGRLLGSTSLVVLSAAAVIGAAQPAAAQTGLYGGGSTLPSLALRQIFDCYEGATLANDGQTFSPGFTFSPPSPNQLPTSCTLVSTSVEGLFAAVGSGNGQRAYIANDARQLFRGSPDTAPALVRKPSAKPPYRDTANANFSSYPYPRLDFAASDAPLASTVASLTTVSFGSFVPTTNWQNTLLIGAKTSTVVSFNTAAVGAPIQIPALQVPVAIAVNTANSLAGATWTNQSALSPNTQAGGALQLSAAQLCAIFSATVTDWQDTTTLIPTLDADGVQQFQHFYDDNTNGTLTPVSYTSRRLPIKVVYRSDDAGTSFILTNYLANLCPLLDPTGTYNYKKIFTGVGVGGATTANLPSSKFRNLLKNIKAVKGEADDHNDPYDVDDDQERPDPRWISAEGANQQALKIGTGSLLAGRIGYLSVDFTQPYAQTVTEEIAGVTISAPAPLSASVQNEVQRIFGVYHPGQTGLDGVAANFVAPTPTNAAQAFSGLVAPGPNSNHNAWNIYGQVYASGSVAGGVTYDGLSVIGIPLQTETDYPLTGASYVNVYSCYSDTTGARVPAVKNWLAWFFGGSLGSLPPYNPATSNPNAPGFDPNVAKVIRNNGFHEVDGAWAGSVVQTYLRTSAAGGRTSAIAAYNASGTQTDGCQGVTGGAK; from the coding sequence ATGACGACGACATCCTTTGCCGGGCGCCTGCTGGGCTCGACCTCGCTGGTCGTGCTGTCGGCCGCCGCCGTGATCGGCGCGGCCCAGCCGGCCGCGGCCCAGACCGGCCTCTACGGCGGCGGCAGCACGCTGCCCTCGCTGGCGCTGCGGCAGATCTTCGACTGCTACGAGGGCGCCACCCTCGCCAATGACGGCCAGACCTTCTCGCCGGGCTTCACCTTCTCGCCGCCGAGCCCGAACCAGCTGCCGACCAGCTGCACGCTGGTCTCGACCTCGGTCGAGGGCCTGTTCGCCGCCGTCGGCTCCGGCAACGGCCAGCGCGCCTACATCGCCAACGACGCACGCCAGCTGTTCCGCGGCAGCCCTGATACGGCGCCGGCGCTGGTGAGGAAGCCCTCGGCCAAGCCGCCGTACCGCGACACGGCCAACGCCAATTTCTCGAGCTATCCGTATCCGCGGCTCGACTTCGCGGCGAGCGACGCACCGCTGGCCAGCACGGTCGCCAGCCTGACCACCGTCTCGTTCGGCAGCTTCGTGCCGACGACCAACTGGCAGAACACCCTCCTGATCGGCGCGAAGACCAGCACGGTCGTGAGCTTCAACACCGCGGCTGTCGGCGCGCCGATCCAGATCCCGGCCCTGCAAGTGCCCGTCGCCATCGCGGTCAACACCGCGAACTCCCTCGCCGGCGCGACCTGGACCAACCAGTCGGCGCTGTCGCCGAACACCCAGGCCGGCGGCGCGCTCCAGCTCTCCGCGGCGCAGCTCTGCGCGATCTTCTCGGCGACCGTGACGGACTGGCAGGACACCACGACGCTGATCCCCACTCTCGATGCGGACGGCGTGCAGCAGTTCCAGCACTTCTATGACGACAACACCAACGGCACGCTGACCCCCGTCAGCTACACCAGCCGCCGCCTGCCCATCAAGGTGGTGTACCGCTCCGACGACGCCGGCACGAGCTTCATCCTGACCAACTACCTCGCCAACCTCTGCCCGCTGCTCGACCCGACCGGCACCTACAACTACAAGAAGATCTTCACCGGCGTCGGTGTCGGCGGCGCCACCACGGCCAACCTGCCGTCGAGCAAGTTCCGCAACCTGCTCAAAAACATCAAGGCGGTGAAGGGCGAAGCCGACGACCACAACGATCCGTACGATGTGGACGACGATCAGGAGCGGCCGGATCCGCGCTGGATCAGCGCCGAGGGCGCCAACCAACAGGCGCTCAAGATCGGAACCGGCTCGCTTCTCGCCGGCCGGATCGGTTACCTCAGTGTCGACTTCACCCAGCCCTATGCGCAGACCGTGACCGAGGAAATCGCCGGCGTCACGATCTCCGCCCCGGCCCCGCTGTCGGCCAGCGTCCAGAACGAAGTGCAGCGCATCTTCGGCGTCTATCACCCCGGCCAGACCGGTCTCGACGGCGTGGCGGCGAACTTCGTCGCGCCGACGCCGACCAACGCCGCACAGGCGTTCTCCGGTCTCGTCGCTCCCGGGCCGAACAGCAACCACAATGCCTGGAACATCTATGGGCAGGTCTATGCCAGCGGAAGCGTGGCGGGTGGCGTGACCTATGACGGCCTGTCCGTCATCGGCATCCCGCTGCAGACGGAGACCGACTATCCGCTCACGGGCGCGAGCTATGTCAACGTCTACAGCTGCTACAGCGATACCACAGGCGCCCGGGTGCCGGCAGTGAAGAACTGGCTGGCCTGGTTCTTCGGCGGATCGCTCGGCTCGTTGCCGCCCTACAACCCCGCGACGTCGAATCCCAACGCCCCCGGATTTGATCCCAACGTCGCCAAGGTCATCCGCAACAACGGTTTCCATGAGGTCGACGGCGCATGGGCTGGTAGCGTGGTGCAGACCTACCTGAGGACGAGTGCCGCGGGCGGCCGGACCAGCGCGATCGCGGCCTACAATGCGTCAGGCACGCAGACCGACGGCTGCCAGGGCGTCACCGGCGGTGCGAAGTAA
- a CDS encoding GIY-YIG nuclease family protein: MSCYVYILASRPGGALYVGVTNDLVRRVYEHREGVVAGHTRTYSIKHLVHFEIFESIRDALQREKNIKHWPRAYKTRLIAESNPTWRDLYDEITS; this comes from the coding sequence ATGTCCTGCTACGTCTACATCCTCGCAAGCCGGCCGGGCGGCGCGCTCTATGTCGGCGTCACCAACGATCTTGTCCGCCGCGTCTACGAGCACCGCGAAGGCGTGGTTGCCGGGCACACCCGCACCTACAGCATCAAGCACCTGGTTCACTTCGAAATCTTCGAATCCATCCGCGACGCCCTTCAGCGCGAGAAAAATATCAAGCACTGGCCGCGGGCGTACAAGACGCGCCTGATCGCGGAGAGCAACCCGACGTGGCGCGACCTGTATGACGAGATTACGAGCTAG